TTAGAATTAAATATGTCAGCGTAAAACAGATTTGGTAAACACcgtttatttgaacaaattttgtaaaaagattttataaattttaattatattttctttgttaatatataaatttaatatgaatgaACCCGTATAAATAAACCAGTTCCATGCTTGTTTAGTgctattttgaaacaattttggtCATTCAGTAATAAAAACACCCGTCAGGTCAGGGTCAgcataattatttatcattataatttccttttaaatgCATTATGCCTCGTTTGCAAAATTAACCGCAGAAATAACAAAGTACTTTATTGCGAATATATTCCGTGTTTCTGTTACGGTTTCAAGGAAAACATGCTTCATGGAAAAGTTTTTCATTGTCAAAGTACAAATTAATTTTGCATGTAGTACCTGGTGTAATTATACCTGTCTGCATGTAGCCAACCGTAGCGTATTTATGGGTAATAACGATTTTGTCATTTAACGCTTCCGTAGTATATATTTCCTGATTTGCTACTttcaaacgtaaataaattatttacaccGTAATCAAAGTAAATCGAAGAAATAAAGGAGAACAAATTCATAAATTCACATTAAAGATTTCTTATCTTTAttgcaatatattattttctagctttcaaaacaaaacaatcgtgtatgtacttttataaaattttcaaactaaacgAAAACTGTGAATCAAAACTGCAAATTTATAGTTATAATTTAAACCCGTTCAACTCAACTTCAGCCATATAAACAACCCCTGACAACCCCCctgaaaaaatcagtaaaaataaTGCTATCCATAGAAATTCATTTGTTAGGCAAAAGCATGTACATTTATCGAGTGTATgtcatttcattaaacttttcaatacatgtagataaGTTTGAATTCTACAATTAACTTAATATATTCTATTGAGACTACAATATGAATCGGTTTTGCACTTTGTTAAAACATCgccaattaattaattaatcaagcAGATGAAGCAAGTTAAGTTCGTGTTTTTTTCATACATGTAATCATAAATtcatattatctccctttattagaCATTTGCTATCAATAGGAAAGAATAAGATTCACTCACATTTGTCATAATACAAGATTTAAATACTGTGCACCACCACATCTATGAAGAAAGAAGTCCCGACAAATATAGCTAACATTTTCATACACGATGATTACAAGACCCTTACTCACAAATAAGTGTCATACTTacattacaaacaaaaatgtatagCTGGCATCCAGTTACATGgtatatataaacaatttttcACCATACCGCACAATATATGAAGCACATTCCCATGCTGTGCTCTAGTAAGACCCATCGATTGTTAATATTCGAAAAACAGTTAAAGGCCCATAACgcatttgtttataatgtggccTCACACTTCCGTcatgaacatgaaatatataatatttcttgtTAGTTCGTTCTTTCCCTTTTGTACGCGTCGTATTGAAATAAGTGCCACTCCAAGGCGTCATTCATGTACCCATGCATAAGATGTATTTAGGCAGCTGTTTAACCTGTTTTAACATCTTAATCCTTCTGGgactttaatattttcatgaaatgagccgcgccatgagaaaaccaacatagtgggtgtgcgaccagcatggatccagaccagcctgcgcatccgcgcagtctggtcaggctccatgctgttcgcttttaaagcctattggaattggagaaactgttagcgaacagcatggatcctgaccagactgcgcggatgcgcaggctggtctggatccatgctggtcgcaaagccactatgttggttttctcatggcgcggctcaaatgtaagAATGATgcaatttcaaaacttttaatcAGTGAGCGGAGTGGAGTCGGCAGCGCTCCGTCGAGTTTCCACTCTCTATAATATATTTGCAGTCGCAGTCAATGAGAAATAATCTCGTGTTTACAAATATTCCTGAGGCCCCTACGGGAACTACGGAGGACTGCGAAAAAGTTTTGAAAGGATTTCtggttgaaaaaatgaaaatcgcCCAAGATCTTGTGACTCAAATTCAGTTTGATAGAGTACATCGAATTGGTCCAAAGCGTGGAGACCTGCGTTGTCGTAACATAATTGCATTAAAGTTTACATTATACAAGGAAAAGGAATATGTTAGAAAACAGTGGAAATCGCTATCTGGTACCCGACATCAGGTATACGAGCAGTTCCCAAAGAAAATTGTCGAGAAACGTAGGCAGCTGGTGCCAAAAATGAAAGCGGCGAGAAGGGACGGCAAACAAGCGTGGATAGTGTATGACAAACTGTTTATTGACGGAAAGCAAGTTGAGGACTAGGATTACGCAGGGGGTGAGCTCAGTATTTTATCATGGAACGTAAATGGTTTGAGTAGTGACAAAAGagaaaattctgattttgttgaCATTCTCTCACAGCatgacattatttttctttatgaaacctggtcatcCAGAAATAGTAACATTGAACTGGCTGGATATATAGGACACAATTTCTTTAGGAAATTTCAACACCGTAGAGCAAGACGACATAGTGGAGGTGTAGCACTTTATTACAGAGATACTATTTCTGATGGCATTGAGGTGGTTAAGAACCGCCATGATACGCTGATTTGGATTAAactgaagaaaacattttttcaattttgagaGAGATGTCTTTGTTTGTGGTGTTTATCTCTGGGGAGAGGATTCCCCT
This Mercenaria mercenaria strain notata chromosome 17, MADL_Memer_1, whole genome shotgun sequence DNA region includes the following protein-coding sequences:
- the LOC128549967 gene encoding uncharacterized protein LOC128549967, whose product is MRNNLVFTNIPEAPTGTTEDCEKVLKGFLVEKMKIAQDLVTQIQFDRVHRIGPKRGDLRCRNIIALKFTLYKEKEYVRKQWKSLSGTRHQVYEQFPKKIVEKRRQLVPKMKAARRDGKQAWIVYDKLFIDGKQVED